The nucleotide sequence CGTAGGCTAATTAAGGAACtcgaaattgaaaattctcaacattttttttttttggaaaaaacaatgCATTTAAATCTACTCTTTTTCGTATCTTCTACAGTTTCACAACAAATAAATGAGCTGAGTTtgtaaattatgtatttttctttatatttcgtTTCCCGAGCATAgccatttttgtataattctttgaggatttgattttttttattatggtcAAGGTATTCAACCAACTTcgtatttcaattatttcatatgaCATATCCACTTGAGAGCATGTCTTGACAAGTATAGTCGCCAATAGCCGTGAGAGACTATCAGATATCTACTCTCAAGAAAGAGTCCATTTATTTGAAACAGTCTCGAGAGCAACTCGCGACAGTACTAATCTCAGATGGACCCGCACCTTAAGAGAGgaattacaaagaaaaatttactaataaagGCGATGGTAGGTTGAAAACAGGCAACATAAGATTAAACTATCAAACATCCGCTGATTAAGGATTCTAACCAAGAACGAGATTcagatcacagtttccgaacgaCGCTTAATTTTCGGTGGTggaactttcaaattaaaaacgtGATATACGAGAAATTTGTATCTCTGAATCTATGGAGGGTAGAAGTAAGGAAAACTCTTTCTGTGTGTAAAAAGTGTCCGTATTactgtgaaaattttgataaaaatttaataaagcaCCAAAAATTGTTTGCTCACTTGCATTATGGTCAACGTTCCTAACCTTTATAATACCTCTTTCCACATATTTATAACATGTTTATAACCATATCTATCTCTCCAATATATGTAATATGTTTTGCGTTTGGCACAAATTCATTCATTATCACTCACAATGGGAAGGTGGTATCCTTAAGACACCATGTCAGCgtgtttcaaatatataaaattcatcaatattctattttcggttcattttagcaatttttaataattcaggTTTTGCAAATCTATCACTAAAGTGTGACAAATACTTTGGAATTTTTTTACACATCGATGGAATTGGAGACCAATGAATTTGTGAATTGTACTGCTAAGCATTCATCTCTCTTTTATAATAGTATAGTATAATGATAacctttccatttattttttcgtaaatagcCTTGAATCAAAACGTTTTTAGCCACACGCCGTTTATTAATATTTGCCAACAATTTCGCAATCCAGAatacgtaaatatttattttacaaatagaaaactcaatataaataagaaattataaacaaatataatattcatatgTACATAcgtagaaataaattttcaattttccactAATGCCTCAATATCGACTCTTTATCAACGTTGAATGGTTGTTTTTTTCGAACTTACATTATATTCTGAAAAAAGTTACTTAATTCTTCAGCAATGAAGTGATAGATGGACCTAGTGctttaataaaatatgaggAGAGTTTTGGTGTCGACAGTATCATTTGACATAGTGCTATATGAAGTCACGATGATTCGTGTTACAAAATCGACGTGTGACTATTAGACAAATACTTAAAGCTATTGGTCTAATACATTGTGGTACATAATGTAATTACTAGTGAACTTAACTGCGGGCATCACAAATATTCACAGATGCACATAATAAAACTCGAAAAGACATTTGCAATTGTCTTTCAACATAGTATAGACAAAACcaagaaattttgtttacaATATTAGTAAAGAGTTCGTATTAGTAAAAGGAGTTATGGAACCATTTCTACGATATGGAGTCCAAAATGCAGAGTAAGAGTGGAAACATCGAGGCTTACAATCATCGAAAAAATTCAAGATGCTACCTTCAAGGAAAGGTCATGCTAGCCGTAGTTTGGGATACGTAATTTCAATATCCTGCATCCAGTTACAGGTTCGCCATTGGAACAGCTGCAATAGCTCAGACAGGCTTCGAATTAGTTGAGCATCCACCATATTCTACAGATTTGGCCCTCAGCGAATACCGACATCTCCCAAAACTTATAGAACAGTGTGGAGATTGATTTTATTCGGATAATGAAATCATATGTGCGGTAAATCAGCGGTTTGCAGAAACATATCAATCGGACAAATGTATTAATGTATCTTcgtcattttttattgtaagtgGGTCAGGGGCTGAGCAAAGGATTCAGCACTTGTATACAGATCTGAAAGGTCAAAAATATACAGATATCTTAAGGAACAATTTCGTAACGAGACATCTACACTTCACAAGTTTTGCTTCTTGTATAGAAAAGCAAAGTTAAATTGTTCGTTGTAATTATTTGTTCGCAATATGTAAACAAAATGCGCTTATCGTCTATAAAttaatatagtaattttttgttgttaaaccTTTAGTTACTGAATTTACAGAAATTTATGTAATTGCATGTCTGAATGTaccttaaaatttcaattgaattttatatctaatttttttattttgagtttttgggTCATGCGAATAAATTTAACACTTGAGTAGTAGACACACTATATATACATAGTTCGGTATTGTTATCTGTATGATCCGCAAGGAGTTATGTTAAGCGAATAGTTATGCTTATTCGATTAGGatagtttatataattttgaatcacTACTACTATATTATAAATAGAAGTATCATTATGTCGTTGAAGAAAAGctgttattttggaaaacatttttaattttgacatttgCTTTATTACAGGGCCTCATGCAGAATGCTGGACAACAGTACGGCCAAGGAGGTGCATCCTTCCACCAAACAGCACCTTTTAGTGGCCACTCAGAGACTACGGTGAgcttataacaatttatttggAGAATGATGCTCTAAATTACTTACGTTTTCCTTTTTCTAACTCCAACTTAAatgaatttgagaaaaattgtgGTGCTAAGTGACTCGAATCCCGGATAGCACCTTAATGTTTTTAGTCTaataggttttatttttttagacatCTAGTGGGAGTATAACTAGCTCGCTTAGacaatttagaagaaaaaatgaagataaacaTAACCATACTGATAACAACACTGCATCTGTTACAAATGAAAGCCATGTAGCAAGAGTGGCGCCCCACAGCCATTATCCGCCCAGATCCTCTGTCGAGTGTTACCGATATCCAACACAATATCCAGATTATGggtaatattaattataaaatttgaaaattttgaattataatctTTTAACTGAAGTATTTCCATACATTTATTTGAACGTGAAATTTCAATCATACCTAATGCcgaaaatattgtatattcaatgaatcatttatttccAGCTTACAACAACCTGTTAAATACTCAGAGATATCCGAACCACATCCACAATTACCAGAACAAACTTCGCCGTCGGTGATACAGAAAGCTAAGGGTAAAGAATATATGGAAATGTGTAATATGCAACAACATAGGAAGCCTTCCTATGATCATATGAATGGACAACAAAATTATAGTGAAAGCTTTAATCAACACGATCAGTATGAGAGTATAAATGTAAGTGGTATAAAGTAGAATAGTAGAATTATTAGATTTGAAAGAAGGCTGCAAGATATCTACTCCCAACTCTTTCTCCTAATCACATTAATCACattaaaattactataaaatttatttcttaatattggacaaatttattaattcaagcATTGTATTAATTTGATTCTAATTCATCTGCTTCGTGACAATCAAGAAGATAATCCAATGGTATAAACCCCCTGCTAACTCTACAGTTATGAACGTTTGCTTATCTCACttgttaattatcaaaaaaaatgcCATGATTATTGAAAGCGGCTTAAACTCAGTTGCTACAGTCCTACCTTCTCCTGAACCAGATCTTGAAAGACATTGTTTGCAGTTCGGCAGCTATAGTTGCTACAATTCTTTCTGCGGAAAAAGAATTTATGGCTAATACAATATACTTACATGATACAAACAATTTGTAATAAGTGATAAAATCATAGAAACAAAATCCATGATAATAATGATCAAGGAGTAAGGAGTGGAAACATCGAAGGTTAACATCATCGAAAAAATGCTACCTTCAATAGTAAAGTTCATGCTAGCCGTAGTTTGGGATACATAATTTTAATAGGTTGGCTGCAAAAGGAAGACCAGTGGCGTAGCTACTGCCGTATCAATGATACGGAGCCCCCGGGCTACAGAAGCCCCTAAAGTATTACAACCGGAGAAACTCCCATCTTCTTCAAACGAAGTGATAAAAAATGCTTCCGGAAAACTGTCGGCTAAATACAGTAAAGACATCTCAGTTAATCTTTATGAACAATTAATTGCTCTGAAAACATGCATCtggaattcaaaaaattcattccattaAGGAACTCATCGAATTATTGCTGATAAAATTCAATAGCCTTGCATCAAGTTTTCCAGAGGTAATAACAGCATGATTTCTATTCTTGACACTTCCAATTACGACCGCAATAGCtgaaagaagtttttcaaaattaaaactgataaaaaattacctaagGACTTCGATGGGGGTAGAAACGGCTGTTAGACTTGTCACTATTGTCTATAGAGGCAGAAATgttagaaaaactgaaattgtcTTCAGCTatagattatttaataaatcaatttgccGATAAAAAGGCAAGAAAAGTgtacatttaatttgaattgtttgGCTAGCTCAATTTCTAGGAGGAAGCGATAacttataatcaataaatatttattttaattaaatgcaATCATTTTTGTTccttttatgagaaaattttatcCTTCATTTGGGCCCCCAACTAATTTTGATACAGGGCACTTCCAAAACACGCTACGCTACTGAGGAAGACACAATTACAGGTTCTTATGATGTCAATTTAGTTACAAAATccatgataataattattctcaaAACTTTAGTTAAGTGGCCAACATTTTGTCCAcccacaattttttgtttatttgaagtATGTAGCAAGaggtaattttaatttttttattacatttgtaAGTTATATAGACAATGCACTTGTATTTTGCTTGGTTTCATAATATGATCTTGCATcttcatgaaaaattatatttttacggtttttcacaattttttttttattgcaggTCCATCCCTCTTACAGACGAGATCCTCAGTTCATGCCAAAGGATCCCGAATTCTGCAAACAAAGTATTTATCTGGCTTCTACTCGCAAAAATGATTACTTATCAAGACTACAAAGGATTCATCCAAATATGGCTAGGTCTATAATGAGTGACCATCATTTGCAAGAGACCCAAAACTTACAAAACTTATATCAAGATTTGCAAAAATCTGTAACTATTCGTAAGCCTCAACACCAAATGTAAGTTCGAgtttttttataagtatttaGTTAAATATACTACTATATCCTAAACTAAACTAATGGGTAATTGATAGAGCTCTAATTGGTTCACCACTATTAGATCAACTATGACTAAATGGGAGAATAAACATTTGAGCAAGCCTACTGCTAGTTCtgtattgttattataaattatgacACAAAGAATAGAATCctgacaatataaatatttttattaaagattTATCATTTTCAGATTTGCCAATTATCCAAATAGTATACAAAATAACACATACCCTCATGGATACGTGCCGTATACGAATTACAATTGTAACTATAACAGACCACCTCAGATGACACCTAGATTTCCTCCCGTTAATCCCCACGAACGGAGCATGTCTCCGAGAAGGAGTTACTCTGGCCAAATGAGTTTTCCAACTAACTACGATACAATTGCTGCACAGAAACTCCCACCTGCTTACCCTCAGTACAATGCTCCTGAATATGCTCAACATTATCAACACAGAGGAGCATCAATGGGACAAGATTATTATCAAAGGCATTGCAGGTAAAATAacttaatttaatttcattttcacgtTTCAGAATCTATTCAttatactttaaataaaaactttttgcaTTTCTTTTAATGCAAAGCagtttcatttaatatttcttcacTATCTCAAATTTTTGTGGCTCCACCTATCAGAACCTGTTTCACCTTCCTTGCTATAAATGCTTCCCTGTTTTGTTTTCACACATTCTTAAAATATCCTAAAGCTATGTTAGTTGAGCTCTTGATTTTGTGAATATCTGTGAATGTCTTATTTCTAATCATATCCAGTTTAGTTTCACCTTGAAACTTCCTTAAGGACCAGTAATTCTTCTGAAACTGGTCAtgattaatttgaagtcggTCTGCTGCTGTCCGAGAATAGCATTGATAATTCTCTTATTTTCAGCCCTACCCAATATTTGGCCCCTCACCAAATTCCACCGCCAGATATTACAGAAGGTAGAGTAACAGTTTCAGACaatataaaacattatataGAAAACTGGGCGGATGAAGAAACTGCGACAGAAATGAACCAAATCGAGAATCCAAGGATGTGTAAAGAGAGTATCAGAGGAAGAGATGATCAGTCCACTGAAACTGTGTATATGATAAATGCATCAGAActacaatatttagaaaatgggTTACTGACATCTGAAAATGGAATGACGGTACCAGtggtgagaaaatttatttttatatagttacAACTGATTTCATTCTCTTGAACACTTGATAAACATTATCGTTGCGTTAATTTTCATAGTTCCGATTGTTTTATTGCTAACAATTTTAATCTTATTGATTCCGATCTTTTTTTGACACATTATCCATTATTTCTTGGCCTGatatagtaaatagagtgcGCTCGCAAAAATCTTTGCGgacttgttttgaaaaatgttttatactgTTATAAAATGTTTGACTAAATAAGGATCAACAACActaacacaaatcaaaaacagaatgaaGGTTGTTTACGGTGActtgtgtccatcattttcaactattaaaaattggTCCAAGCTATTTCGCTGAGGACGAGATTCATTGGAAGATTACCCACGTGGGGGAGGTCCTTTGTTggtgactactccagaaaacattaaattagtggaTAAAATTGTTTCAAGTGACTGACgactgagaataaaaaaattgtagcacAGACAGGCATTCCCAAAACAAGTGTTCTGAGAGTCCTTATGAGCatttgaatataacaaaaaatagtgCAATATGGGTTCCTCGAATTCTCAGCATAGTGTAAGAGCAGCTTCGAGTAGAATGTtgtgagcgatttttagagctttacTGCAAGGACCAAGAGAGTATAATTCGATCATTTGTAATCATTCATCATGTGATGAAACTATGGTCTTTTACTATGATCCAACACCCTAAAGAGATTCCATATAGTGACATAGAAAAGGACAGCCCGTGCCAAAAAAGCAGAGGTCACGAAAAGTACCAAAAAAGTGATGGATACGATATTTTGGTACTGCTAGGGTATCCTTCAGATTCAAATACAACCGTCAATGCGGCATATTACTCTGACTTCTAAGGTAAtggtgtaaaaaaattattgaaaaaagacGTGGCAAAATCAGCCGAGGTGTGCCCTTGCTTCATAATAATTCTTCAGATTATATGTGTCGTTTACCAAAGCTTGAATATGACTTCACAGGAATTTAACATCCACCATATAACCCTGTTTTGGATCCATCCGACTATTTTCTGTTCGCAAAGCTAAATATCGAGTTGAgaggtaaaatatttaacaactaCGATGAAATAAACAGGCGGTGTTAGAACTCTAAAGATACATCATATTCTTATAGAAGCTTTAATCAGACATTGTGAAAAGTGTATGGAAATTTAGGgcaaatatattgtaatataatcaaggtttttttcatttatgacCTTTCTATATTAGACTAAGAGCTCATGGACTGCACTACATAAATGCTTATCCGTAAGctgtaaatattgataattataccCATGTAAGTCACTTTTCTGCATACTAAATTTGAAGTTGTGCTAATCacactaaaaaattttattttgcatgTTCATTATATTCTATCATTAATTCTCTTCCAAACTTAGATGTTTTGCTGTTACAGTTGGTTTTCATAACTCAAAGGTGACATTAATAAAATGGGATTACATAATGATGAAACTCTTGcaataaaatcatattattcaCAACCTCCACCTGTATCCTAGAATCACTGCAATAACATTAATCACTACAATAACATTTTGTTTCAGATGGCATCTGAATCTGGTCAATATGTTATTAAAAGTGAAGTTTCTTTAGAAGGCGCTTCTGAGATGGTTAGAATAGTGGAAAAAAGTAGTCAACTGGAAGTAGATCCAGCAACTGGAGAAAGAGTGGTTAACCTTCATATCATGGATACAGTAAAACCAGACTGCATGCTGAACAGTAAACTAAATGAGTCCCACCAAAGATCTCTTGAAAATCCATATACAGAATCAGAAAAACCTCGAGTTTTAGTCCACCAAAATACAGTTATAACATCAGGAAATCAAATCACAAATGAAACAAATGAAAGGAGGGATACAACGCGACCTATCGACGAAACTTTGAAACTGGGAAATAGTTTACCATTGATTAGTGATACACTAGAAGAacttaataaaacaattatgaaCGAATGCAGAAAAGAAACAGTGGATAAAAATTGCTCACCAattaatttagaagaaattgaaaagtaTAGGGAGCAAGAGACGACAGAAAAGATAAAATCCTCAGCGGATTGCTTAGTAGAGGAAATTGCTAGTATTCAAGAAATGTCTAATTCCCCAAAAAATAATTCCTTTGAAGATGCTCACATAAATATGATAAAGACTGACATAATTACGCATCGTGATGATCAGAACTCGCTACTTAAAGATTCACATAAAGATATTGAAGCTTTATTTGATAGTTCTGTCAAAAACACGCAGTCAACCCAAcctgaaatgaaaaacaattccTTCAATGAAATAGACGAAGAAGATAAATCTACTACcgagaataaaaacaataacatatcaaaagaagaaaaattaataactgaaaaaacaattaatgaGACTGAACAACAATCAACTAGTAGCGATAACTTTACcgaagaaattattcaaattcctGAGAAAAAAGAtcataaagaagaagaatctaAAATAAACTCTGACAATACAACTCATAATGATCTATCTTTGGCTATTGATACAGATAAAATAGACAAACGAGAAAATGAAGACGCAGCAATTACGTCTTTAGAGGTAAAGAAAACCGAAAAAACTGTAACAAAACGTTCAAGGCGTATTTTCTCTGTAGAcgatattatcaataatattggaaaaaaattgaggtccACGGAAAGTAACAGTACATCTCGAAGGTACAGTCTGAAAACGACTAAAGAATTTCTGGAAATGGAAATCACTAACACCttcaaatctataaaattaCCTACAATTGAAACTCGTAGGGATGAAAAAATTCAGACGTTCAGtactaaaaataatgataataatgttCTAGGAGTTGAGGAAAAACAAGTAAACAGCAACGGAAATGTAGAAAAGCTGATTAATTCTATTAATACCTCTGTAGATAACTATGTTATGGAAGTAATGAATGAAGAATCAACTATAATAAGCAAATCAGAAAAAGAATCTGAATTTTCAGAGCCATATgaaatttccaaagaaaatgaACTGGAAAAGCAGGAATGTACCAATTTTTTGTACCTACcagaaaatgaatttgaaaaccAACAGTCCACAAATTTGAATCTTCAAAGTTCTAATGATTCCGTATTTCCAGAACCATTAGCTGTAACAGAAGAAATAGTATTAAATGTTAAAGATATTGATTCTCAAGAAACCATTACCAAAGATGAGATTAGTTCAGATCCATCTAATGTCAAATCGCTGAATTTATCAGAGAAACCTTGTGAAGTCACTGAAGAATCATCTCTACAATGTAAACCTGTTAGTACTGTAGCATCTCCAGTCAAAGACACTATTAATACAACTGAAGATTCTTCTCTAGAACCAAAAGTACCTGATCAACAAGAAGTGCAGTACCGTAATGTTATAAGGGTTGAAGAATCTACCGTTCTCCTTGAGATAGCCGGAGAATTAGttgaaataaatgtaaatattgttaacggaaaaaatataataactgtAGTGCCTCTTTCAGATACGGCTGTTGTGGATTTCAACGATAATTATGAAACTTCTGAAAATCCTGAAGCTACAGATCCCTTAAAGTTGGACGATGTACCGCCACAACAAGAAACATTGGCCGGAATTGCCCAGGTTAATATAGAAGCTCCAGAGTCTGATATCGTTGAAACTACCAGTGAAATAATCATCGGTATGGATTTAagtttagaagaagaaataaaattggaCGTAGATCAACCACCAATAATTTTTACCAAAGCTGCCAAAAAGGCTTATGATTGTGATTTACAAATTCCTTCTATAACTACTAGTGGAGACATATTGGATAGCACTCGCGTTAAAACGTACAATTTAAATGATAAAGTTAGCTCAACCAaggcaaaaacaaaaaaaattaagaatgtTGAATCTGATTCATTAAAATCGCTTAAAAGATTATCAGTCAAATCTGATAAGAAATCCTTATTCAGAGATCTCATAGCTGCtaggaatagaaaaaaaattaaattggaaatgAATGATAATGAAGACGACGAATTTGTACCATTTAAAGATTTGATTAGGGCTagaaaactaagaaaaataaaattgaaagaaatgaaaaatagtgAAGAAGCCAAAGTCGATTCaactataaaaattgatgaaaacaaTAAAGAAGCTGAAATTGTAGAAGAAGTAACAGATGTACATGAattaattgattcaaaaatagaaaaattcccAGAAGAAAGCAATGAATTCAGAAGTGAAGCTTTCAGCGAAGTATCTGCAAATACTTCTGACAAAAAACAGAAAAGTGTGTATATTGAAAGGAAATGTGAATATACACCAGAAGTGATACCCACCAATgtaaaacaattggatgatcCTAAGTTACCTAaaccaaatgaaaatttacctaaatcacaaataaagaaaaaacttagtttggaagaatataataaaagaaaaaggaaaCTACTGAACCCTGAAAAATCAGAATCCACCCATGAAAAGAAAtctaaaatagaaagaaaacagTCTGAAGTGGAAACTAGCAAAACTAAtcccaaaaaaaataaaccTCAACGGACAAAATCTTTAGACGATTTAAATTTGCTCAAATCCAAAGAGACTCAAAGTAAAAGGAAGCTCAGTCTTGAATATTCTCcagtaaaacaaaactattttgatTGGGAAGAAACACAATCTCCAAAAGTCAATATAAGTCAGAAGGACCAGGATAGCAAAATATGTGAATTCAAAGGTCtcattaacaataataataaaaacaaaccaaaagtACTAATAGACATTAATGATTTCAATTCTAAGCCAAATAATGAAAGTTCCGAAGACGAAATTCTTCAAAACTATAAGGAACAAGTAGAATCCAAATTGAATactttgaattttcaaattccaaaGCCAGCTAAATCGCTAGAACGACAAATAGTTAATCCTTTTTCAAAACCTGAAACAAATAGTTTAATTGAAAGGTTCCTAAAAAATGAGAAGCTTAATGGagag is from Diorhabda carinulata isolate Delta chromosome 1, icDioCari1.1, whole genome shotgun sequence and encodes:
- the LOC130900940 gene encoding uncharacterized protein PF3D7_1120600-like, with protein sequence MQNAGQQYGQGGASFHQTAPFSGHSETTTSSGSITSSLRQFRRKNEDKHNHTDNNTASVTNESHVARVAPHSHYPPRSSVECYRYPTQYPDYGLQQPVKYSEISEPHPQLPEQTSPSVIQKAKGKEYMEMCNMQQHRKPSYDHMNGQQNYSESFNQHDQYESINVHPSYRRDPQFMPKDPEFCKQSIYLASTRKNDYLSRLQRIHPNMARSIMSDHHLQETQNLQNLYQDLQKSVTIRKPQHQIFANYPNSIQNNTYPHGYVPYTNYNCNYNRPPQMTPRFPPVNPHERSMSPRRSYSGQMSFPTNYDTIAAQKLPPAYPQYNAPEYAQHYQHRGASMGQDYYQRHCSPTQYLAPHQIPPPDITEGRVTVSDNIKHYIENWADEETATEMNQIENPRMCKESIRGRDDQSTETVYMINASELQYLENGLLTSENGMTVPVMASESGQYVIKSEVSLEGASEMVRIVEKSSQLEVDPATGERVVNLHIMDTVKPDCMLNSKLNESHQRSLENPYTESEKPRVLVHQNTVITSGNQITNETNERRDTTRPIDETLKLGNSLPLISDTLEELNKTIMNECRKETVDKNCSPINLEEIEKYREQETTEKIKSSADCLVEEIASIQEMSNSPKNNSFEDAHINMIKTDIITHRDDQNSLLKDSHKDIEALFDSSVKNTQSTQPEMKNNSFNEIDEEDKSTTENKNNNISKEEKLITEKTINETEQQSTSSDNFTEEIIQIPEKKDHKEEESKINSDNTTHNDLSLAIDTDKIDKRENEDAAITSLEVKKTEKTVTKRSRRIFSVDDIINNIGKKLRSTESNSTSRRYSLKTTKEFLEMEITNTFKSIKLPTIETRRDEKIQTFSTKNNDNNVLGVEEKQVNSNGNVEKLINSINTSVDNYVMEVMNEESTIISKSEKESEFSEPYEISKENELEKQECTNFLYLPENEFENQQSTNLNLQSSNDSVFPEPLAVTEEIVLNVKDIDSQETITKDEISSDPSNVKSLNLSEKPCEVTEESSLQCKPVSTVASPVKDTINTTEDSSLEPKVPDQQEVQYRNVIRVEESTVLLEIAGELVEINVNIVNGKNIITVVPLSDTAVVDFNDNYETSENPEATDPLKLDDVPPQQETLAGIAQVNIEAPESDIVETTSEIIIGMDLSLEEEIKLDVDQPPIIFTKAAKKAYDCDLQIPSITTSGDILDSTRVKTYNLNDKVSSTKAKTKKIKNVESDSLKSLKRLSVKSDKKSLFRDLIAARNRKKIKLEMNDNEDDEFVPFKDLIRARKLRKIKLKEMKNSEEAKVDSTIKIDENNKEAEIVEEVTDVHELIDSKIEKFPEESNEFRSEAFSEVSANTSDKKQKSVYIERKCEYTPEVIPTNVKQLDDPKLPKPNENLPKSQIKKKLSLEEYNKRKRKLLNPEKSESTHEKKSKIERKQSEVETSKTNPKKNKPQRTKSLDDLNLLKSKETQSKRKLSLEYSPVKQNYFDWEETQSPKVNISQKDQDSKICEFKGLINNNNKNKPKVLIDINDFNSKPNNESSEDEILQNYKEQVESKLNTLNFQIPKPAKSLERQIVNPFSKPETNSLIERFLKNEKLNGEEMEKIRKIISYKRLMQQLKKIKNHDLSRTTSLNPAYEVRKELSEKQTKLLLKKVSEKKKSRFRNLHSTSDSETEHECREKTRCSGDYSVVQSVCLAGVVPKLIIKRKTEMPLPFVRLERLDLGLLEEKNGRYVG